The following are encoded in a window of Peromyscus maniculatus bairdii isolate BWxNUB_F1_BW_parent chromosome X, HU_Pman_BW_mat_3.1, whole genome shotgun sequence genomic DNA:
- the LOC102921664 gene encoding uncharacterized protein LOC102921664, with the protein MANVTKKFASKMDLSAFSMNTQAVATPVTPIKTKAAYKLYPPGLLNKMALKANKHGKRALKRSSTKKDVKELTPPVKKKGKDSPPMEESQPLMEHPANPANDKPTTCEASTMTEPEELNPPLQKKGEDSSPMEETWPAEPAKYQPTTCDASTMTDPEELTPMQKKGEDSQPMEETWPLVDQLAKPAKYQPTTCEASTMTDADETAPPMPKIGKDSPMVQEPEPLVEQHEKPAELQPTKPAEDQPTTCEASYMADDEEVIPPPPKKGRDSPLMEEPQPLAENNAKPAADQAAPPAEDRPTTREASSITGAEEVIPPMAKEGEDLPMMEEPQPMLEQTAKHVEDQPSTSEESASTDAEEVTLPFQKKGNDSPLIEQRQPLVEQPAKPAEHQHSKPAEDQPSPSEASSMNLNVDSQ; encoded by the exons ATGGCGAATGTGACCAAGAAATTTGCATCCAAAATGGATCTTTCTGCTTTTTCGATGAATACTCAAGCAGTGGCTACGCCTGTCACACCGATAAAGACCAAGGCAGCCTACAAACTTTATCCCCCAGGCCTTCTTAATAAAATG GCCCTAAAGGCCAACAAACATGGGAAACGTGCCCTGAAAAGGAGTTCCACCAAGAAGGATGTTAAAGAATTAACTCCACCCgtaaaaaagaaaggcaaagattCACCACCAATGGAGGAGTCACAGCCACTGATGGAGCATCCTGCAAATCCTGCTAATGATAAACCTACTACCTGTGAAGCAAGCACCATGACCGAACCTGAAGAATTAAATCCACCACTGCAAAAGAAAGGCGAAGATTCATCACCAATGGAGGAGACATGGCCTGCAGAGCCTGCTAAGTATCAACCCACTACCTGTGATGCAAGCACCATGACTGATCCTGAAGAACTAACTCCAATGCAAAAGAAAGGCGAAGATTCACAACCGATGGAGGAGACATGGCCTCTGGTGGACCAACTTGCAAAGCCTGCTAAGTATCAACCAACTACATGTGAAGCAAGCACCATGACAGATGCTGACGAAACAGCTCCACCCATGCCAAAGATAGGCAAAGATTCACCAATGGTGCAGGAGCCAGAGCCTCTGGTGGAACAACATGAAAAGCCTGCTGAGCTTCAACCCACAAAACCGGCTGAGGATCAACCTACTACCTGTGAAGCAAGCTACATGGCTGATGATGAAGAAGTAATTCCACCCCCtccaaagaaaggcagagattcaCCATTGATGGAGGAGCCACAACCACTGGCAGAGAACAATGCAAAGCCTGCTGCAGATCAAGCAGCACCACCTGCAGAAGATCGACCCACTACTAGAGAAGCAAGCTCCATCactggtgctgaagaagtaatTCCACCCATGGCAAAGGAAGGCGAAGATTTACCAATGATGGAAGAGCCACAGCCTATGTTGGAACAAACTGCAAAGCATGTTGAAGATCAACCCAGTACATCTGAAGAAAGCGCCTCAACTGATGCTGAAGAAGTAACTCTACCTTTTCAGAAGAAAGGCAATGATTCACCATTGATAGAGCAGCGACAGCCTCTGGTGGAGCAACCTGCAAAGCCAGCTGAACATCAACACTCAAAGCCTGCTGAAGATCAACCCAGCCCCTCTGAGGCAAGCTCCATGAATCTCAATGTGGATAGCCAATAG